A stretch of Aerococcus christensenii DNA encodes these proteins:
- a CDS encoding YfhO family protein — protein sequence MLLISFFFYQGVYPFGNKTALTVDLSQQYIDFFQFYRNTFLQGTWSNFWYSFQKGYAGEMIGTWSYYLMSPFNLILLLFPQDFLPCGIICLILAKISGAGMAFYYFLKKVYQDSSFMILPFSLAYAFMGYTSANQLNIMWLDALILLPVIVEHLFDLVLQKKWKAYCLSLTALLFIQYYMGYMVCLFLPLFFLYLLIVYLPSNHRKAWLFQRIKSFVFSSFLSGGLASFFLIPTFYALQESKGIHSPLTLTFESLYPLWHLLSKFIIGAFNHDQLPSGLPNLFVGSLVLICFFLYFVQSKFALKERLSAFFISLFFIFSLNNDALNVIWHGMQHPIWYPYRFSFLISFWMIFLAYKTFRQLKSIHLLQAFLLLGSALIGAYLLYTHLQNFPYLQLSSLICSVFIFAGCLCLLLAREVSCYLSFFNKGILLLTLVELGLNHFATLNSLSYVSYSDFVSAIHTMQPPINTLQNSDPSFYRMAKTFQRSKNDAFQFNYRGLEQFNSTLEQGSIQLYSKLGLPSGSGFINYHSGTLLTDALFGVKYFIQPTPTDQNVHPGSRHTLSKRFDIASYSRIKNSQDFQIVQNPYALSLGYLVPSTFTNFNQQIGHPIDYQDALLRALLGDNSQHDKEAFFHYFKLENYFDVQTSNLKAKNPDLVNTHYQKENSTHLAYIDIILDIPNNHAYYLTLPNDLDSQQVSFYLDGQKLPYDSSYHNTQIINVANQEAGVQKKFTIKVKTDTLDLKQINFYSLDPQWIQILSQQLGENQLHMTHFSNISLEGQLTVPSNKNTLLLTIPYSKGWKATIDQENYPLSPCLSNGGTLLKNLPVGVHKVSLTYFPPGLSLGSVLSCLSLLVFFKEKTLIHLLKKLGPTLLK from the coding sequence TTGCTATTAATAAGTTTTTTCTTTTATCAAGGCGTCTATCCTTTTGGAAATAAAACCGCCCTCACAGTGGATCTCAGTCAACAATATATCGATTTCTTTCAGTTTTACCGCAACACCTTTCTCCAAGGAACATGGTCAAATTTTTGGTATTCTTTTCAAAAAGGCTATGCCGGTGAAATGATAGGGACTTGGTCGTATTACTTAATGAGTCCCTTTAACCTCATTCTTCTATTATTTCCACAGGACTTTCTCCCTTGCGGAATTATCTGTCTTATCCTTGCCAAAATTTCAGGAGCTGGGATGGCTTTTTATTATTTCCTAAAAAAAGTCTACCAAGATTCCTCCTTCATGATCCTCCCTTTTTCTCTAGCCTATGCCTTCATGGGCTATACCAGCGCCAATCAACTGAATATTATGTGGCTAGATGCGCTTATTCTTTTGCCTGTTATTGTTGAACATCTCTTCGACTTAGTCCTTCAAAAAAAATGGAAAGCCTATTGTCTCTCACTCACCGCCTTACTCTTCATTCAATATTATATGGGCTATATGGTGTGCTTATTCTTGCCATTATTCTTTCTTTATCTATTGATTGTTTATCTTCCTTCTAATCATAGAAAAGCTTGGCTCTTCCAGCGAATCAAAAGTTTTGTTTTTTCTTCTTTTTTATCAGGGGGATTAGCCAGCTTTTTCCTTATACCAACTTTTTATGCCTTGCAAGAAAGTAAAGGCATCCACTCTCCACTGACCCTTACTTTTGAGAGTCTTTATCCTTTATGGCATCTTTTGAGTAAATTTATCATTGGTGCTTTTAACCATGATCAACTTCCCAGCGGTCTCCCTAATCTTTTTGTCGGATCTCTCGTTTTGATTTGCTTTTTTCTTTATTTTGTCCAGTCCAAATTCGCCCTCAAAGAACGTCTGAGCGCATTTTTTATCTCCCTTTTTTTTATTTTTTCTCTCAACAACGACGCTCTCAATGTAATCTGGCACGGCATGCAGCATCCCATTTGGTATCCTTACCGCTTTTCTTTTCTGATCAGTTTTTGGATGATCTTTTTAGCTTATAAAACCTTTCGTCAATTAAAATCTATTCACCTTCTACAAGCTTTTCTCTTACTAGGATCAGCTCTCATTGGCGCTTATCTCTTATATACTCATTTGCAAAATTTCCCTTACCTACAGCTTTCTTCCCTTATTTGTTCTGTGTTTATTTTTGCGGGATGTCTTTGTTTATTACTAGCTCGTGAAGTTTCTTGCTATTTGTCATTTTTTAATAAGGGGATCCTTCTTCTCACACTTGTCGAATTAGGACTTAATCACTTTGCTACCCTCAATAGTCTCTCTTATGTTTCTTACTCAGACTTTGTCTCAGCTATCCACACCATGCAGCCTCCTATCAACACTCTCCAAAATAGCGATCCTTCATTTTATCGAATGGCTAAAACTTTTCAAAGGAGCAAAAATGATGCTTTTCAATTTAACTACCGAGGGTTAGAACAATTCAACTCTACCTTAGAACAAGGTAGCATTCAGCTTTACAGCAAATTGGGGCTGCCTAGTGGATCTGGTTTTATCAATTATCATTCTGGGACCTTACTCACAGATGCCTTGTTTGGTGTAAAATATTTCATTCAACCTACTCCCACAGATCAGAATGTTCATCCTGGGAGTCGCCATACCCTCTCTAAACGTTTTGACATTGCCTCCTATTCTCGAATAAAAAACTCTCAAGATTTCCAAATAGTTCAAAATCCATATGCACTTTCTTTAGGTTACTTGGTCCCTTCTACTTTCACGAATTTTAACCAGCAAATCGGCCATCCTATCGATTACCAAGATGCACTTTTACGGGCTTTATTAGGTGATAATTCTCAACACGATAAAGAGGCTTTTTTTCATTATTTTAAGCTTGAAAATTATTTTGATGTGCAAACTTCTAACTTAAAAGCTAAAAACCCCGACCTTGTGAACACTCACTATCAAAAAGAAAATTCTACCCACCTAGCCTATATTGATATTATTTTAGACATTCCAAACAACCATGCCTATTACCTCACTCTCCCCAATGACTTAGATAGTCAGCAAGTTTCTTTTTATCTGGATGGTCAAAAATTACCCTATGATTCCTCCTACCACAACACCCAAATCATCAACGTTGCCAATCAAGAAGCAGGCGTTCAAAAGAAATTTACCATCAAAGTTAAAACAGATACTCTCGACCTGAAACAGATTAACTTTTATTCCTTAGATCCTCAATGGATACAAATTCTCTCTCAGCAACTAGGAGAAAATCAACTCCATATGACCCATTTTTCTAATATTTCTTTAGAAGGACAGCTTACCGTCCCTTCCAATAAAAACACTTTATTACTGACTATTCCTTACAGTAAAGGCTGGAAGGCCACCATTGATCAAGAAAATTACCCGCTTTCTCCTTGTCTTTCAAATGGAGGGACTCTTCTTAAAAATCTCCCTGTTGGTGTCCATAAAGTATCTCTTACTTATTTTCCACCCGGATTATCTTTGGGAAGCGTTCTCTCCTGCCTATCTCTACTCGTTTTCTTCAAAGAGAAAACTTTGATCCACTTGTTGAAAAAGCTAGGGCCTACTCTCCTAAAGTAA
- a CDS encoding peptidoglycan D,D-transpeptidase FtsI family protein, whose product MEKKTSQTKNNYPKRKSPHWHRYSNRLNFLLYVVFIMFGVLILRLGYLQIINGQAFQELVQMTQTNIAEQSVPRGYIVDRNHKKLVDNEGLQAISYTRGINVTGNDMARTAQKLAQFIEVETEGLTERDKKDYWMVTHADQLKERLTEKEKRLKEGEFYEAQLSHVTDEEVNGLKGEDLKAALIYKRMANAYALTPTFIKNKEVTNEEIAKITEHSKELPGVRTTMDWKRTYPQKDLLRSIIGSVTSQEEGLPSDSVDYYLSQGYARNDRVGKSYLEKIYESALRGSKMKYQMDLNQRGEVTRSEKTYGGAMGDTVQLTIDSDFQQKVENILSTYLKSSSTGKNNSIYAVVSNPNNGEVLAMAGKQRNDKGEIVDDALGTLNSSFTMGSTVKGATVGAGYHYGVLKIGQDNTFVDQPLYFTGTPRKASWWSSYSTSPVRLNEIMALAKSSNVYMIRTAMAIGGLPNYESGMSLANLDPKTGEKLRNFYHQFGLGVSTGIDLPNEVEGLKGKEGTPGNDIDLAFGQYDTYTPIQLNQYVATIANGGNRYALHLLKQILRDNGKDQTSQVIYQKEPEVLNRVQLEADQFKRIQKGFWAAANDPQGLSKPEFSSFPMTIACKTGTAETGEEGIINSTFVAYAPYDHPDVALTIVIPKMSASAFGQTGEVVGHKVLEAYYQQKAHDKSSKEEKDKDDKPTATLPAQSPSRSVSHPPVSSRLQHRRR is encoded by the coding sequence ATGGAGAAAAAAACCTCGCAAACTAAGAATAATTATCCCAAACGAAAATCTCCCCATTGGCACCGGTATAGCAATCGGTTGAATTTTCTCCTTTATGTGGTATTCATTATGTTTGGTGTTCTTATTTTAAGATTAGGTTATCTTCAAATTATCAATGGTCAAGCTTTTCAAGAATTGGTCCAAATGACCCAAACAAATATTGCCGAACAGAGCGTTCCCAGGGGCTATATTGTAGATAGAAATCATAAAAAATTAGTAGATAATGAAGGTCTCCAAGCGATTTCTTATACGCGAGGGATCAATGTTACGGGGAATGATATGGCTAGGACTGCTCAAAAATTGGCTCAATTTATTGAAGTAGAGACAGAGGGCTTAACGGAACGTGATAAGAAAGATTATTGGATGGTTACACATGCGGATCAGCTTAAGGAACGCTTGACTGAAAAAGAAAAGCGGTTAAAAGAAGGGGAGTTCTATGAGGCTCAGTTAAGCCATGTGACGGATGAAGAAGTTAATGGTTTGAAAGGAGAAGACTTAAAGGCTGCCTTGATCTATAAACGAATGGCGAATGCCTATGCACTAACTCCAACCTTCATCAAAAATAAAGAAGTGACAAATGAAGAAATTGCTAAAATTACTGAGCATAGTAAGGAACTTCCAGGGGTCAGAACGACAATGGATTGGAAGCGAACCTATCCTCAAAAAGATTTATTGAGGAGTATTATCGGAAGTGTCACTAGCCAAGAAGAAGGCCTACCAAGTGATAGTGTGGATTACTATCTATCTCAAGGCTATGCTAGAAACGATCGCGTAGGAAAATCTTATTTAGAAAAAATTTATGAATCTGCTCTGCGAGGTTCAAAAATGAAATATCAGATGGACCTCAATCAGCGAGGAGAAGTCACGCGGAGTGAAAAAACGTACGGTGGTGCTATGGGTGATACGGTTCAATTGACCATTGATAGTGATTTCCAACAGAAGGTAGAAAATATTTTGTCGACTTATCTCAAGTCTTCCTCCACAGGAAAAAATAACTCTATTTATGCGGTGGTCTCTAATCCGAATAATGGGGAAGTTTTAGCTATGGCCGGAAAGCAAAGAAATGATAAGGGAGAAATTGTTGACGATGCTTTAGGAACTTTAAATTCTTCCTTTACGATGGGATCTACGGTAAAGGGGGCTACAGTTGGAGCGGGCTATCACTATGGAGTTTTGAAAATCGGTCAAGATAATACCTTTGTAGATCAACCTTTATACTTTACAGGGACGCCGCGGAAAGCTTCTTGGTGGTCTTCCTATTCCACTTCTCCTGTTCGCTTGAATGAAATTATGGCTTTAGCCAAATCTTCTAATGTTTATATGATTCGAACGGCAATGGCTATTGGTGGTCTTCCTAATTATGAAAGTGGAATGTCTTTAGCTAATCTTGATCCAAAAACAGGAGAAAAATTAAGAAACTTTTATCATCAATTTGGATTAGGAGTTTCGACAGGTATAGATCTGCCAAACGAAGTAGAAGGACTCAAAGGCAAAGAAGGAACACCGGGCAATGATATTGATTTAGCTTTTGGACAGTATGATACTTATACACCAATTCAGTTGAATCAGTATGTAGCAACCATTGCTAATGGAGGAAATCGCTATGCCCTACATCTTTTAAAACAAATTTTGAGAGACAATGGAAAAGATCAAACTTCTCAAGTTATTTATCAAAAAGAACCTGAAGTTTTGAATAGGGTTCAATTGGAAGCTGATCAGTTTAAACGGATTCAAAAAGGATTCTGGGCAGCTGCTAATGATCCTCAAGGCCTCAGTAAGCCAGAGTTCTCCAGTTTTCCAATGACCATTGCCTGCAAGACGGGGACAGCAGAAACGGGAGAAGAAGGCATTATTAATTCGACTTTTGTGGCGTATGCGCCATACGATCATCCAGATGTCGCCTTAACCATCGTTATTCCTAAGATGAGTGCCTCTGCCTTTGGGCAAACAGGAGAAGTTGTGGGGCATAAGGTGTTGGAAGCTTATTACCAACAAAAGGCACATGACAAATCTTCTAAGGAAGAGAAAGATAAGGATGATAAGCCAACTGCGACGCTTCCTGCTCAATCTCCTTCTCGCTCAGTCAGTCACCCCCCTGTTTCTAGCAGGCTTCAACATAGACGACGTTAG
- the rpmG gene encoding 50S ribosomal protein L33, with product MRVNIILENTELKGERVYLTEKNRRNNPDRLELKKYSPKLHKVCLFREVKK from the coding sequence ATGCGTGTCAATATTATTTTAGAAAACACAGAACTCAAGGGTGAACGCGTCTACCTAACTGAAAAAAATCGTCGTAATAACCCTGATCGTCTTGAATTAAAGAAATATAGTCCAAAATTACATAAGGTATGTCTATTCCGCGAAGTGAAGAAATAA
- a CDS encoding rhomboid family intramembrane serine protease, whose translation MRKPYATYALVTVQVLLFIGMEVVGSSRGMNTLLLFGAKDNLLIAGYHQYFRLITPVFLHIGFTHLLLNSVTLWYLGREVESLIGSWKFLFVYFYSALMGNLFSYQFSPSLSAGASTALFGLFAFFLAMRRLYPHSRYYQVMGAQYQVLILMNIAMNLFSSGIDVWGHLGGVVGGFLATLFIGTQGKQGRAYKGLSLGVSAVIIGIILANHGYYNTLFH comes from the coding sequence TTGCGAAAACCCTATGCAACCTACGCCTTAGTGACTGTTCAGGTCCTCCTTTTTATAGGGATGGAAGTTGTTGGATCAAGTCGTGGAATGAATACTTTGTTGTTATTTGGAGCCAAGGATAACTTGCTGATTGCGGGTTATCACCAATATTTTCGATTGATTACGCCGGTTTTTCTTCATATAGGATTCACGCATCTCCTATTAAATTCTGTGACTTTATGGTATTTGGGAAGAGAAGTTGAGTCACTTATTGGAAGTTGGAAATTCTTGTTTGTTTATTTCTACTCTGCTTTGATGGGAAATCTCTTTTCCTATCAATTCTCTCCGAGTCTTTCAGCAGGAGCTTCAACGGCTTTATTTGGTTTATTTGCTTTCTTTTTAGCAATGCGCAGACTCTATCCGCATAGTCGTTACTATCAAGTGATGGGAGCACAATATCAAGTATTGATTCTTATGAATATTGCCATGAATCTTTTCTCCTCAGGTATTGACGTGTGGGGACATTTGGGAGGAGTGGTAGGTGGCTTTTTAGCTACTCTCTTCATAGGAACTCAAGGTAAGCAAGGACGAGCATATAAAGGATTATCGTTAGGAGTATCTGCCGTTATCATAGGCATTATTCTGGCTAATCATGGCTACTATAATACCTTGTTTCATTAA
- a CDS encoding ROK family glucokinase has product MKFIIGIDLGGTSAKLALFTEDLEAIKMWQVATSSEDHGWKIVPNIVKALQAEILKQGLDLSDCLGIGMGSPGAIDRRKGTVTGAYNLGWETAYPVKEEFKHLLGDFPVYIENDANVAALGEQAKGAAADTENMVLVTLGTGVGGGIVCNGRLLTGQASAGEIGHMIAKVDGPPCTCGSKGCIETIASATGIHRLAEEKALSSQVESPLAKRFKLGEDISVKAIVDAAKNGDALGEKVMKEAMGALGITLSQLACVLNPEKIVIGGGVANAGQYLIDQLQEVVEANTYPPNRRHLKILLAQLGNDAGVIGAASLVLKERKRS; this is encoded by the coding sequence GTGAAATTTATTATAGGAATTGACCTAGGAGGAACAAGTGCCAAATTAGCGCTTTTTACAGAAGATTTAGAAGCTATTAAAATGTGGCAAGTAGCGACCAGTTCAGAAGATCATGGTTGGAAAATTGTCCCTAATATTGTGAAGGCCCTGCAGGCAGAAATTTTGAAGCAAGGCTTAGATTTGTCGGACTGTCTGGGGATTGGTATGGGATCACCAGGAGCTATTGATCGGAGAAAGGGAACAGTCACAGGGGCATATAATTTAGGCTGGGAGACTGCTTATCCCGTTAAAGAAGAATTTAAGCACTTACTAGGCGATTTTCCAGTTTATATTGAAAATGATGCCAATGTGGCAGCACTAGGAGAACAAGCCAAGGGAGCGGCTGCTGATACAGAAAATATGGTTTTAGTCACCTTAGGAACTGGGGTTGGTGGAGGAATTGTCTGCAATGGACGTCTCCTAACAGGGCAGGCTTCTGCGGGTGAGATTGGACATATGATTGCCAAGGTGGATGGCCCTCCATGTACCTGTGGAAGCAAGGGATGTATTGAAACTATTGCTTCTGCGACGGGGATTCATCGTTTAGCTGAAGAAAAAGCTTTATCGAGCCAAGTAGAGAGTCCCCTTGCCAAACGGTTTAAATTGGGAGAAGATATTAGCGTAAAAGCTATTGTAGATGCTGCTAAAAATGGAGATGCTCTAGGCGAAAAAGTGATGAAAGAAGCAATGGGAGCTTTAGGAATCACCTTATCACAGTTAGCTTGTGTGTTGAATCCAGAGAAGATTGTCATTGGCGGAGGCGTCGCTAATGCGGGACAATATCTCATCGACCAGCTCCAGGAAGTGGTTGAGGCCAATACCTATCCACCGAATCGTCGGCATTTGAAGATTCTTCTCGCTCAATTAGGGAATGATGCTGGGGTTATTGGAGCAGCGAGTTTAGTTTTAAAAGAAAGAAAGAGGTCGTAA
- a CDS encoding rhodanese-like domain-containing protein: MSGFALIYLIFIVGLLVYLGYQAYFWLVRRQVAKVLSKEEFQETMHQAQIVDVRESQEFRSAHIYGARNVPYSSVRQTGQVPGFNRSQPIYLYDNGVNIATRMAQRLKKQNYDKVYILRGGFAQWEGKTKRLDD; encoded by the coding sequence GTGTCAGGTTTTGCTTTAATTTATCTTATTTTTATTGTTGGTTTATTGGTTTATCTTGGTTATCAAGCTTATTTTTGGCTTGTTAGAAGACAAGTGGCAAAGGTTTTGAGTAAAGAGGAATTTCAAGAGACGATGCATCAAGCTCAAATTGTAGATGTTCGCGAAAGTCAAGAATTTCGTTCGGCGCATATTTATGGGGCACGTAATGTTCCTTATAGCTCAGTGAGACAAACAGGGCAAGTTCCTGGCTTTAATCGCTCGCAGCCTATTTATCTCTATGATAATGGCGTGAATATAGCGACAAGAATGGCTCAACGTCTAAAGAAACAAAATTACGATAAGGTTTATATCTTACGTGGTGGTTTCGCACAATGGGAAGGCAAAACAAAGAGGTTAGATGACTAA
- a CDS encoding DNA-3-methyladenine glycosylase — MNVWPYQDKSFTTEEIAQKLLGCLLVRESPEGLCGGYIVETEAYLGVKDQAAHVYGGRRTPRLEAFYREGGIFYIYTLHTHLCLNVITQSETQPEGILIRALEPAIGLDIMAQRRHKTGKLLTNGPGKLTQALGVDKAQDYGSSVGESPLRIDFLKRKVPKLVGKAPRIGIPNKGEWTSKNLRYFVEGNPYVSDAKGAKDSSRDWII; from the coding sequence ATGAATGTTTGGCCTTACCAAGATAAGTCCTTTACAACAGAAGAGATTGCTCAAAAATTATTAGGCTGTTTGTTGGTAAGAGAATCGCCAGAAGGTTTATGTGGAGGCTATATTGTTGAAACAGAGGCCTATCTAGGTGTTAAAGATCAAGCAGCACATGTTTATGGAGGGCGGCGCACTCCACGTCTGGAAGCTTTTTACAGAGAGGGTGGAATTTTCTATATTTACACCCTCCATACCCACCTTTGTTTGAATGTGATTACCCAATCGGAAACGCAACCTGAAGGAATCTTGATTCGTGCTCTAGAGCCAGCAATAGGATTAGATATAATGGCTCAACGACGGCATAAAACGGGGAAACTTCTAACTAACGGCCCTGGGAAATTGACACAGGCTCTAGGCGTGGATAAAGCTCAAGATTATGGAAGTTCGGTAGGAGAGTCTCCATTGAGAATTGATTTTTTGAAACGGAAAGTGCCAAAATTGGTGGGTAAGGCTCCTCGCATTGGAATTCCTAATAAGGGAGAATGGACTTCTAAAAATTTACGATATTTTGTAGAAGGGAACCCTTATGTTTCGGATGCCAAAGGGGCAAAAGATTCTTCTAGAGACTGGATAATCTAG
- a CDS encoding valine--tRNA ligase, whose amino-acid sequence MTTVEMPNKYQPHEVEAGRYDKWLKQGVFEPNGDKGVEPYSIVIPPPNVTGKLHLGHAWDVTLQDMLIRQKRMQGYDTLWLPGMDHAGIATQAKVEAKLRKEEGLSRYDLGREKFVEKTWEWKEEYAQTIRNQWAKMGISVDYRRERFTLDEGLSKAVRKVFVDLYNKGLIYRGEYIINWDPVFQTALSDIEVIYKDDKGAFYHLSYPLADGSGSLELATTRPETLLGDTAVAVHPDDDRYKDYVGKTVILPIVGREIPVIADEYVDREFGTGVVKITPAHDPNDFAVGNRHDLERINVMNPDGTMNENAGKYQGMTREECRKAIVEDLKAAGALVKIEEMVHSVGHSERSDAVVEPRLSTQWFVKMAPLAKRAIENQKTDERVDFYPPRFENTFLTWMENVHDWVISRQLWWGHQIPAWYHKKTGEIYVGMEEPEDAENWEQESDVLDTWFSSALWPFSTMGWPDTDQADYKRYFPTNTLVTGYDIIFFWVSRMIFQSLEFTDQRPFKNVLIHGLIRDAQGRKMSKSLGNGVDPMDVVDQYGADALRWFLATGSTPGQDIRYYPEKLEAAWNFINKIWNASRYALMNLGEMTYDEVDISQVDSIVDQWILTRLNETIAKVTDRFDHFEFGEAGRALYHFIWDDFCDWYIEMSKEVLQGDDEEAKKTTRSVLAYTLDQMLRLLHPIMPFVTEEIWQHIPHSGESLVTAAYPTVQEDQMNEEAAKQMESLISLIRAIRTARNENNVAPSKPIDIRVKAKDQAAVTMLEENTNYLQRFARPKSLVIAQDTQVPDHAMTLFFDGGEIYLPLAGFINLEEEIARLEKEAAKWQKEVERVEKKLANQGFVANAPEAVVEAERQKGKDYQAKLEATQACLNDLKV is encoded by the coding sequence ATGACGACAGTTGAGATGCCAAATAAGTATCAACCCCATGAAGTAGAAGCTGGTCGCTATGACAAATGGCTAAAGCAAGGAGTCTTTGAACCGAATGGAGATAAGGGAGTAGAACCTTATTCCATCGTTATTCCTCCTCCTAATGTAACGGGTAAGTTGCATTTGGGACATGCCTGGGATGTTACCTTGCAAGATATGTTGATTCGTCAAAAACGGATGCAAGGCTATGACACTTTGTGGTTGCCAGGAATGGACCATGCGGGGATTGCTACCCAAGCAAAGGTGGAAGCCAAACTTCGTAAGGAAGAAGGCCTTTCTCGTTATGATTTAGGCCGAGAGAAATTTGTGGAAAAGACCTGGGAATGGAAGGAAGAATATGCACAAACCATTCGGAACCAATGGGCAAAGATGGGAATTTCTGTGGATTATCGGCGTGAACGGTTTACTTTAGATGAAGGTTTGTCAAAGGCCGTTAGAAAAGTCTTCGTAGATCTCTACAATAAGGGACTTATTTATCGGGGGGAATACATTATTAACTGGGACCCTGTCTTCCAAACAGCACTTTCTGATATTGAAGTGATCTATAAAGATGATAAGGGAGCCTTCTATCACCTTTCTTATCCATTGGCAGACGGATCAGGCAGCTTAGAGTTAGCTACTACACGTCCAGAAACCTTACTCGGGGATACAGCAGTTGCTGTCCATCCGGATGATGACCGTTACAAAGACTACGTTGGGAAAACTGTTATTTTGCCAATTGTGGGTCGTGAGATTCCTGTCATAGCAGATGAATATGTCGATAGAGAATTTGGAACAGGGGTTGTTAAGATTACGCCTGCGCATGATCCGAATGACTTTGCTGTGGGGAATCGTCATGATTTGGAACGAATCAATGTGATGAATCCAGATGGCACGATGAATGAAAATGCGGGTAAGTATCAAGGTATGACACGCGAAGAATGCCGCAAAGCAATTGTGGAAGATTTAAAAGCGGCGGGTGCTTTAGTCAAAATTGAAGAAATGGTCCATAGCGTGGGACACTCTGAACGGTCTGATGCTGTGGTTGAGCCTCGATTATCTACGCAATGGTTTGTGAAGATGGCTCCCCTTGCTAAACGTGCGATTGAAAATCAAAAAACGGATGAGCGCGTAGACTTCTATCCCCCACGTTTTGAAAACACCTTCTTAACTTGGATGGAAAATGTACATGACTGGGTCATTTCACGTCAACTTTGGTGGGGCCATCAAATTCCTGCTTGGTACCATAAAAAGACAGGTGAAATTTATGTAGGTATGGAAGAACCGGAAGATGCCGAAAATTGGGAACAAGAGTCGGACGTTTTGGATACTTGGTTTTCAAGTGCTTTATGGCCTTTTTCAACGATGGGATGGCCCGATACAGATCAAGCCGATTATAAACGGTACTTCCCAACAAATACCTTAGTCACTGGTTATGATATTATCTTCTTCTGGGTAAGTCGTATGATTTTCCAATCCTTAGAATTCACAGACCAACGTCCATTTAAGAATGTGTTAATTCATGGTTTGATTAGAGACGCTCAAGGTCGGAAAATGTCTAAGTCCCTCGGAAATGGTGTGGACCCTATGGATGTGGTGGACCAGTATGGGGCAGATGCCTTACGGTGGTTCTTAGCGACAGGTTCTACGCCAGGGCAAGATATTCGTTACTATCCTGAAAAATTAGAAGCTGCTTGGAATTTTATTAATAAAATTTGGAATGCGAGTCGATACGCTTTAATGAATTTAGGCGAAATGACTTATGATGAGGTTGACATTAGTCAGGTAGATTCAATCGTTGATCAATGGATTTTAACACGATTAAATGAAACGATCGCTAAAGTCACAGACCGATTTGATCATTTTGAATTTGGGGAAGCCGGACGGGCTTTGTATCACTTTATTTGGGATGATTTCTGTGATTGGTATATTGAAATGAGTAAAGAAGTTTTACAAGGGGACGATGAAGAAGCGAAAAAGACAACGCGCAGCGTCTTAGCTTACACCCTTGATCAAATGCTTCGTCTCTTGCATCCTATTATGCCTTTTGTAACAGAAGAAATCTGGCAACATATTCCACATTCTGGGGAATCTTTAGTGACAGCCGCTTATCCAACGGTTCAAGAAGATCAAATGAATGAAGAAGCCGCTAAACAAATGGAAAGCTTGATTAGTTTGATCCGGGCGATTCGAACAGCCAGAAATGAAAATAATGTCGCTCCTTCCAAACCAATTGATATTCGGGTGAAGGCTAAGGATCAAGCCGCCGTAACGATGTTAGAGGAAAATACCAATTACTTACAACGCTTTGCTCGTCCAAAGAGTTTAGTGATTGCCCAAGATACGCAAGTTCCAGATCATGCGATGACGCTCTTCTTTGATGGTGGAGAAATCTATCTACCACTTGCAGGATTTATTAACTTGGAAGAAGAAATTGCTCGACTTGAAAAAGAAGCAGCGAAGTGGCAAAAAGAAGTTGAACGTGTAGAGAAGAAGTTAGCTAATCAAGGTTTTGTAGCGAATGCACCAGAAGCAGTCGTAGAAGCAGAACGTCAAAAGGGCAAGGACTATCAAGCTAAGTTAGAAGCTACTCAAGCTTGTTTAAATGATCTCAAAGTCTAA